One window of the Acidimicrobiales bacterium genome contains the following:
- a CDS encoding SDR family oxidoreductase codes for MDLGLEGRVALVAASSRGLGFASAAALVEEGASVLISGRGKDSVAAAQKTLRSRAVRGAEVAGVVADVTEPASPARLVEETVQRFGGLDILVANAGGPPLGRALEVDDAALEAAIGANLLTSVRLARAAASPLRAGEWGRICFITSYSVKQPVPTLALSNTARVGLWAWAKTAAADLADQGVTLNLICPGPHATERMAELGAGGGVRMGDPADFGKVVAFLCSEPAGFVNGAAVVVDGGSTLAL; via the coding sequence GTGGACCTCGGCCTCGAGGGGCGCGTCGCGCTGGTGGCCGCGTCGTCCCGCGGGCTCGGCTTCGCCTCGGCCGCGGCCTTGGTCGAGGAGGGCGCCAGCGTTCTGATCTCCGGCCGCGGCAAAGACTCTGTCGCCGCCGCGCAGAAGACGCTCCGGTCGCGCGCTGTGCGCGGAGCCGAGGTCGCCGGCGTGGTGGCGGACGTGACCGAGCCGGCTTCACCGGCTCGGCTCGTCGAGGAGACGGTCCAGCGCTTCGGCGGCCTCGACATCCTGGTTGCCAACGCCGGAGGACCGCCGCTCGGCCGCGCCCTCGAGGTCGACGACGCCGCGCTCGAGGCTGCCATCGGGGCCAACCTGCTCACCTCGGTGCGGCTGGCCCGCGCCGCCGCGTCGCCCCTCCGGGCGGGGGAATGGGGCCGGATCTGCTTCATCACCTCCTACTCCGTCAAGCAGCCGGTCCCCACCCTGGCGCTCTCCAACACCGCCAGGGTCGGACTGTGGGCCTGGGCCAAGACGGCTGCTGCCGACCTCGCCGACCAGGGCGTCACCTTGAACCTCATCTGTCCCGGACCGCACGCCACCGAGCGCATGGCCGAGCTCGGGGCCGGTGGCGGCGTCCGCATGGGCGATCCCGCCGACTTCGGCAAGGTCGTCGCCTTCTTGTGCTCCGAGCCGGCCGGGTTCGTGAACGGCGCCGCCGTCGTCGTCGACGGAGGTTCGAC
- the lipA gene encoding lipoyl synthase, with amino-acid sequence MLRARWLGRVRYRDAHALQRALFARGADDYLLLLEHPHVYTLGVRAEPEHVLVPPESVGAELVRADRGGDVTYHGPGQLVGYPIVSVPTVPGATRSYVRSVEQLVIDALADLGLPGTGRLGGYPGVWVDPDGAEPRKIAAIGVRISRGRSMHGFALNVDPDLAMFDHIVPCGIPDKAVTSLAAEDVPVPMSTVVDAVMARASSLWGQAERQDVAWRVAPSDLSAFTRAGPSRLEGRLAEAGVDPSRGVALAEPKPRWLRAKAVMGPEYRDLKRTMRSLDLVTVCEEAGCPNIFECWAEGTATFMINGERCTRACGFCLVDTRHPEPIDPEEPQRVSEATARLGLAHAVVTAVARDDLPDGGAAAFAATIAAIRDRSPGTAVEVLIPDCKGDEAALSTIFEARPEVLNHNLETVARLQRAVRPSASYARSLSVLGRAKEAGLLTKSGLILGMGETESEVVGALADMRAVGVDIVTLGQYLRPTADHLPVARWWRPEEFEELRRVGMALGLTHVEASPLTRSSYHARGAAAAATAHSATG; translated from the coding sequence GTGTTGCGAGCACGCTGGCTGGGACGGGTCCGCTATCGCGATGCCCACGCGCTCCAGCGGGCGCTGTTCGCACGGGGCGCCGACGACTACCTGCTCCTCCTCGAGCATCCTCACGTGTACACGCTCGGCGTCAGGGCCGAGCCCGAGCACGTGCTCGTGCCTCCAGAGTCGGTGGGGGCCGAGCTGGTGCGGGCAGACCGGGGAGGCGACGTCACCTACCACGGGCCCGGACAGCTGGTCGGCTACCCGATCGTCAGCGTGCCGACCGTTCCTGGAGCGACCCGGTCCTACGTCAGGTCCGTGGAGCAGCTGGTCATCGACGCGCTCGCCGATCTTGGCCTGCCCGGTACCGGGCGCCTCGGCGGGTACCCGGGCGTCTGGGTCGACCCCGACGGGGCCGAGCCCCGCAAGATCGCGGCGATCGGCGTCCGCATCAGCAGGGGACGCTCGATGCACGGCTTTGCCCTCAACGTCGACCCTGACCTCGCCATGTTCGACCACATCGTTCCCTGTGGCATCCCCGACAAGGCCGTGACGTCACTGGCGGCGGAGGACGTGCCCGTCCCCATGTCGACGGTGGTCGACGCGGTGATGGCGCGGGCCTCGAGTCTCTGGGGCCAGGCGGAGCGGCAGGACGTGGCCTGGCGAGTGGCGCCGTCGGACCTGTCCGCCTTCACCCGGGCCGGGCCCAGCCGGCTCGAGGGACGTCTCGCCGAGGCCGGGGTCGACCCGTCTCGAGGAGTGGCGCTGGCCGAGCCCAAGCCGCGCTGGCTCAGGGCCAAGGCGGTCATGGGGCCCGAGTACCGGGACCTCAAGCGGACGATGCGCAGCCTCGACCTGGTGACGGTGTGCGAGGAGGCGGGGTGCCCCAACATCTTCGAATGCTGGGCCGAGGGCACGGCCACGTTCATGATCAACGGGGAGCGGTGCACCCGGGCCTGCGGCTTCTGCCTCGTCGATACCCGCCACCCAGAGCCGATCGATCCGGAGGAGCCGCAGCGGGTCTCCGAGGCCACGGCCCGCCTCGGCCTGGCCCACGCCGTCGTCACGGCCGTCGCGCGGGATGACCTGCCCGATGGCGGGGCGGCCGCGTTCGCCGCCACCATCGCTGCCATCCGTGACCGTTCCCCGGGCACGGCGGTCGAGGTCCTCATCCCCGACTGCAAGGGCGACGAGGCCGCCCTGAGCACGATCTTCGAGGCCCGCCCCGAGGTGTTGAACCACAACCTGGAGACCGTCGCCCGCCTCCAACGGGCGGTACGGCCATCGGCGTCCTACGCCCGCAGTCTGTCGGTGCTGGGTCGGGCCAAGGAAGCCGGGCTACTCACCAAGTCCGGTCTGATCCTCGGGATGGGTGAGACCGAGAGCGAGGTCGTCGGAGCCCTGGCCGACATGCGGGCGGTCGGGGTCGACATCGTCACCCTCGGCCAATACCTGCGGCCGACAGCCGATCACCTGCCGGTGGCGCGCTGGTGGCGGCCCGAGGAGTTCGAGGAGCTGCGGAGGGTAGGGATGGCGCTCGGGCTGACGCACGTCGAGGCGTCACCGTTGACCCGGTCGAGCTACCACGCTCGGGGCGCGGCGGCGGCCGCCACCGCACACTCGGCGACGGGCTGA
- a CDS encoding dihydrolipoamide acetyltransferase family protein — MADVTMPQLGETVTEGTITRWLKQVGEPIGQDEVLFEVSTDKVDSEVPSPSAGYLSEILVPEGDTVDVGARLAVISPEPPSGASGGDGAGAAVAPERTEAPETPPAPPEPAPAPPEPATAQAPAAPAPPAPEPAPAQAPRPSATDAPTDGQGGGGQVLSPVVRRLLAEHDLDPSEIRGTGAGDRITRADVLAVIDARSGGGEAPARPVPARPAPSRTAPAPPAAPPPLPSRPQVVATPTGERDEVIPFSNIRRRTAEHMVRSKATSAHTLVAVEADFEAVDRVRGAERERFRAEEGISLTYLPFVARATIEALRAFPHLNASVGDDALIVHHDLHLGIAVDLDAEGLIVPVIHYADGKRLPVLGREAADLASRARERRLGADDIAGGTFTITNPGPFGTLITVPIINQPQVGILSTDGVKRRPVVVTLPDGSEGIAIHSVGVLALSFDHRAVDGAYASRFLAKLREVIETRDWIQEL, encoded by the coding sequence TTGGCTGACGTCACCATGCCCCAGCTCGGCGAGACCGTGACCGAGGGGACCATCACCAGATGGCTCAAGCAGGTTGGTGAGCCGATCGGCCAGGACGAGGTGCTCTTCGAGGTCTCGACGGACAAGGTCGACTCGGAGGTGCCTTCGCCGTCGGCGGGCTACCTGTCCGAGATCCTGGTCCCCGAGGGCGACACCGTGGACGTGGGGGCGCGGTTGGCGGTGATCAGCCCCGAGCCCCCCTCGGGGGCGAGTGGCGGCGACGGCGCCGGCGCTGCCGTGGCGCCCGAGCGGACCGAGGCGCCAGAGACCCCGCCCGCACCGCCTGAGCCGGCGCCCGCTCCACCGGAGCCCGCAACCGCGCAGGCGCCCGCGGCGCCCGCGCCACCGGCGCCCGAGCCCGCACCCGCGCAGGCGCCGCGGCCCTCGGCGACGGACGCCCCCACCGACGGCCAAGGCGGCGGGGGACAGGTGCTGTCCCCGGTGGTCCGACGTCTCCTCGCCGAACACGACCTCGATCCATCCGAGATCCGGGGAACCGGGGCCGGCGACCGGATCACCCGGGCCGACGTGCTGGCGGTGATAGACGCCCGCAGCGGAGGTGGTGAGGCACCCGCTCGACCGGTACCGGCTCGACCGGCACCGAGCCGCACTGCCCCGGCCCCGCCGGCCGCGCCACCTCCGCTCCCGAGTAGGCCGCAGGTGGTCGCGACTCCCACCGGCGAGCGCGACGAGGTGATCCCCTTCTCCAACATCCGCCGGCGAACGGCCGAGCACATGGTCCGGTCGAAGGCCACCTCGGCCCACACGCTCGTAGCTGTCGAGGCGGACTTCGAGGCGGTCGACCGGGTGCGGGGGGCCGAGCGCGAGCGGTTCAGGGCCGAGGAGGGCATCTCGCTCACGTACCTGCCGTTCGTCGCCCGGGCAACGATCGAGGCGCTTCGGGCCTTCCCCCACCTCAACGCGTCGGTGGGTGACGACGCCCTGATCGTCCACCACGACCTGCACCTGGGGATCGCTGTCGATCTCGACGCCGAGGGCCTGATCGTGCCGGTCATCCACTACGCCGACGGCAAACGGCTCCCCGTCCTGGGGAGAGAGGCGGCGGACCTCGCCAGCCGGGCACGCGAGCGCAGGCTCGGCGCTGACGACATCGCGGGCGGCACCTTCACGATCACGAACCCGGGTCCGTTCGGGACGCTGATCACGGTGCCGATCATCAACCAGCCTCAGGTCGGCATACTTTCCACCGACGGCGTCAAGCGGCGTCCGGTCGTGGTGACCCTCCCCGACGGCAGCGAGGGCATCGCCATCCACTCGGTGGGTGTGCTGGCCCTGTCGTTCGACCATCGGGCGGTCGACGGCGCCTACGCGTCGCGGTTCCTGGCCAAGCTCCGGGAGGTCATCGAGACCCGGGACTGGATCCAGGAGCTCTAG
- the lpdA gene encoding dihydrolipoyl dehydrogenase yields the protein MVSTAREFDVVVIGGGPGGYAAGLYGAAAGLSVAVVEKDKVGGTCLHRGCIPAKEFLETATVFRTVAGAKEFGIQASQPSVDFGTSQARKQKVVDQLWKGLAGLMKHRKITTVIGTGSLAADHLVRVDDGSELVGRHVVLAAGSVPRTIPGFEIDGQLVMSSDEVLELERLPASAVVIGGGAIGCEFASMMADLGTQVTVLEVLPSLIPGCDAEVSGAVARSFKKRGIVVHTGVEVHGHQPNGNGTTVSFGDGGQVSVDAVVVSVGRRPDSHGLADAGAGVELDERGFVRVDDHMRTTADGVYAVGDVVPTAQLAHVGFAEAIVAIKDMLGEPVVPVDYTTVPWCIYTHPEVAFAGLSEAAAREAGYDVVVKKDPYGGNSRAKIVGETEGLVKVIAERGPDGGAGRLLGVHMVGPWVTEQLGQGYLAVNWEATAEEAAQFIQPHPTLSEAFGETVLAMTGRGLHVG from the coding sequence GTGGTCAGCACGGCCCGCGAGTTCGACGTGGTGGTCATCGGCGGGGGGCCCGGAGGGTACGCGGCCGGCCTGTACGGCGCCGCCGCCGGGCTGTCGGTGGCCGTGGTCGAGAAGGACAAGGTGGGGGGGACCTGTCTGCACCGGGGGTGCATCCCGGCCAAGGAGTTCCTGGAGACGGCCACCGTGTTCCGGACCGTGGCGGGAGCCAAGGAGTTCGGCATCCAGGCCAGCCAGCCGAGCGTCGACTTCGGTACCAGCCAGGCCCGCAAGCAGAAGGTCGTCGACCAGCTGTGGAAGGGTCTCGCCGGTCTCATGAAGCACCGCAAGATCACGACCGTCATCGGCACCGGATCCTTGGCCGCCGACCACCTGGTGCGCGTCGACGACGGGTCCGAGCTGGTCGGCCGGCACGTCGTGTTGGCCGCGGGGTCGGTACCGAGGACCATCCCCGGCTTCGAGATCGACGGGCAGCTGGTGATGAGCTCCGACGAGGTCCTCGAGCTGGAGCGCCTGCCCGCGTCCGCCGTGGTCATCGGGGGCGGAGCCATCGGCTGCGAGTTCGCCTCGATGATGGCCGACCTCGGGACGCAGGTGACGGTGCTGGAGGTCCTGCCGTCGCTCATTCCCGGGTGCGACGCCGAGGTCTCCGGCGCCGTGGCCCGGTCGTTCAAGAAGCGCGGCATCGTGGTGCACACGGGCGTCGAGGTCCACGGCCATCAGCCCAACGGGAACGGGACGACCGTGTCCTTCGGCGATGGCGGGCAGGTGAGCGTGGACGCGGTGGTCGTGTCGGTCGGGCGCCGGCCCGACAGCCACGGTCTGGCGGACGCCGGCGCCGGCGTCGAGCTGGACGAGCGCGGTTTCGTGCGGGTCGACGACCACATGCGCACGACCGCCGACGGCGTCTACGCGGTAGGAGACGTGGTTCCGACGGCGCAGCTTGCCCACGTCGGGTTCGCCGAGGCCATCGTTGCCATCAAGGACATGCTCGGCGAGCCGGTAGTGCCGGTTGACTACACGACCGTCCCCTGGTGCATCTACACACACCCGGAAGTGGCCTTCGCCGGCCTCTCCGAGGCCGCGGCCCGGGAGGCGGGCTACGACGTGGTCGTGAAGAAGGACCCGTACGGGGGAAACAGCCGGGCCAAGATCGTCGGCGAGACGGAGGGGTTGGTGAAGGTCATCGCCGAGCGGGGTCCCGACGGTGGTGCCGGACGGCTCCTGGGGGTCCACATGGTCGGGCCCTGGGTCACCGAGCAGCTCGGTCAGGGCTATCTGGCCGTGAACTGGGAGGCGACGGCCGAAGAGGCGGCGCAGTTCATCCAGCCGCACCCGACGCTGTCCGAGGCGTTCGGCGAGACGGTGCTGGCCATGACGGGGAGAGGACTGCACGTTGGCTGA
- a CDS encoding lipopolysaccharide assembly protein LapA domain-containing protein, translating into MRFGRKKPQAGAASADQGEGTVQPQAGQPSAAPAAKAVPRTRLSAAWTTVAVGLVFLIALLVFIFQNLTDVRVTFLAFHGTFPLALSLLCSAVGGAVIVLLLGGARMIQLRRAARRQRSAAVAASRSTGS; encoded by the coding sequence ATGAGGTTCGGGCGGAAGAAGCCGCAGGCCGGCGCTGCGTCGGCTGACCAGGGCGAGGGGACGGTTCAGCCGCAGGCCGGCCAGCCCTCGGCCGCACCGGCAGCAAAGGCTGTCCCCCGCACGCGGCTGAGCGCCGCCTGGACCACGGTCGCTGTCGGCCTCGTGTTCCTGATCGCCCTGCTTGTCTTCATCTTCCAGAACCTGACCGACGTGCGAGTGACGTTCCTCGCCTTCCACGGGACTTTCCCCCTGGCGCTGTCACTCCTCTGCTCGGCCGTCGGTGGGGCCGTCATCGTCCTGCTCCTCGGAGGCGCCCGCATGATCCAGCTGCGCCGGGCGGCGCGCCGGCAGCGCAGCGCCGCCGTGGCCGCCAGCCGGTCGACCGGGTCGTGA
- a CDS encoding aldo/keto reductase — MRYVEVGGVRVSAVGLGTWQFGSREWGYGSAYAQHDALDILTRALDLGINLVDTAEIYAFGRSERIVGRAIADRRDEVFLATKILPVMPIPPVVEQRARGSVRRLHVDHLDLYQLHWPNPVVPIGPTMAGMRQLKRSGLVRHVGVSNFSLGDWRAAEGALGAPVLSNQVQYSLVARKPEKEVLGWAQANDRLVIAYSPLGQGFLSARYSSEHRPGGMRAFASLFLPENLERGAQLLAALRDVAKVYDATAAQVALAWVIRHPNVVAIPGASSVAQLESNAAAADLELTDEEVARLTGASDAFDPVSGPAALPGIVQTLIRRG; from the coding sequence ATGCGCTACGTGGAAGTCGGTGGGGTCCGGGTCTCGGCGGTCGGGCTGGGCACCTGGCAGTTCGGATCGCGGGAGTGGGGCTACGGCTCCGCCTACGCCCAGCACGATGCTCTCGATATCCTCACTCGCGCCCTCGACCTCGGGATCAACCTGGTCGACACGGCCGAGATCTACGCCTTCGGTCGATCGGAGCGCATCGTGGGGCGGGCGATCGCCGACCGCCGGGACGAGGTCTTCCTCGCCACGAAGATCCTTCCCGTCATGCCCATCCCCCCGGTTGTCGAGCAGCGGGCGAGGGGCAGCGTCCGTCGGTTGCACGTCGATCACCTCGACCTGTACCAGCTCCACTGGCCCAATCCGGTCGTCCCCATCGGCCCGACGATGGCTGGCATGCGCCAGCTCAAGCGATCAGGCCTCGTTCGTCACGTGGGCGTGAGCAACTTCTCCCTGGGCGACTGGCGAGCGGCCGAGGGCGCCCTCGGCGCTCCGGTGCTGAGCAATCAGGTGCAGTACAGCCTGGTGGCCCGGAAGCCGGAGAAGGAGGTGCTCGGCTGGGCGCAAGCGAACGACCGCCTCGTCATCGCCTACAGCCCGCTCGGCCAGGGGTTCCTCTCGGCCCGCTACAGCAGCGAGCACCGCCCGGGTGGGATGCGGGCCTTCGCCAGCCTGTTCCTCCCCGAGAACCTCGAGCGGGGAGCCCAACTGCTCGCCGCTCTGCGGGACGTCGCCAAGGTCTACGACGCCACCGCGGCCCAGGTGGCGCTGGCCTGGGTCATCCGGCACCCCAACGTGGTGGCCATTCCCGGCGCCAGCAGCGTCGCCCAGCTCGAGTCGAACGCCGCCGCCGCCGACCTGGAGCTCACCGACGAGGAGGTCGCCCGGCTGACCGGTGCGTCGGACGCCTTCGATCCCGTCTCCGGTCCGGCCGCTCTCCCCGGCATCGTTCAGACGCTCATCCGCCGAGGCTGA
- a CDS encoding SDR family NAD(P)-dependent oxidoreductase: MRIDGSAALVSGGASGLGEATARLLVANGAACTIIDRNAERGEALAKELGGATSFVAADVTDPAQVGQAVDHAAQSGPLRIAVNCAGLGSASRLVDRNGAPHDLDAFRFVVSVNLIGTFNVMRLAAAAMVATDALDDGERGVIVNTASIAAFEGQIGQIAYSASKGGIVGMTVPAARDLAPSGIRVLTIAPGVMDTPLLGLLPDEGRQALAAGVPFPKRLGTPDDFAALVVHLCQNRYLNAEVIRLDGGLRMQPR, from the coding sequence ATGCGGATCGACGGCAGCGCCGCACTGGTCAGCGGAGGGGCGTCCGGGCTCGGCGAGGCGACGGCGCGTCTGCTCGTCGCCAACGGAGCGGCGTGCACGATCATCGACCGCAACGCCGAGCGCGGCGAGGCGCTGGCCAAGGAGCTCGGCGGCGCGACCTCCTTCGTGGCTGCCGACGTCACCGACCCGGCGCAGGTGGGGCAGGCCGTCGATCACGCCGCCCAGTCAGGCCCGCTGCGCATCGCGGTGAACTGCGCCGGCCTGGGCAGTGCCTCGCGACTGGTCGACCGCAACGGTGCGCCACACGACCTCGACGCCTTCCGCTTCGTCGTGAGCGTCAACCTGATCGGCACGTTCAACGTCATGCGGCTCGCCGCGGCGGCGATGGTCGCGACCGACGCGCTCGATGACGGCGAGCGGGGTGTGATCGTGAACACCGCCTCGATCGCCGCCTTTGAAGGTCAGATCGGCCAGATCGCCTACTCGGCCTCGAAGGGAGGGATCGTGGGCATGACCGTTCCCGCGGCGCGCGACCTTGCGCCATCGGGTATCCGGGTGCTCACGATCGCGCCCGGCGTGATGGACACGCCCTTGCTCGGCCTGCTCCCCGACGAAGGGCGCCAGGCCCTCGCCGCCGGCGTGCCCTTTCCCAAGCGGCTGGGCACCCCCGACGACTTCGCCGCTCTGGTCGTCCACCTGTGCCAGAACCGGTACCTGAACGCCGAGGTGATCCGCCTCGACGGCGGCCTGAGGATGCAGCCCAGATAG
- a CDS encoding hydantoinase B/oxoprolinase family protein: MSLDPASLQVLISRLTGVAEEMGAVLRRSAFSPNIKERADCSAALFTAGGELLVQAEHIPVHLGSMPASVRAVIDAVGELDSPLRPGDRLVLNDPFAGGTHLNDLTLVSPCFVDGVLSGWVANRAHHSDVGGMAAGSIPPDATEIYQEGLRIPPARLGPEIEALLAANSRTPEERRGDLDAQVGANGVGVERMAEILATGAPVDEVVAYGERRMRAALASLPDGAWSFTDVLDSAGGAEVTVGLTVAGDEAVFDFTGSSPQQRGNVNAVEAVTVSAVAFAVRAATDSSIPANGGALRPVRVVAPPGTIVAARPPAAVGAGNVEVSQRVADVCLRVLGEAAPGRVGAAGQGTMNNVMIGGRGWVYYETIGGGQGARPTRAGMSGVHTAMTNTRNTPVEALERSFGLRVRRYSLRRGSGGRGRWPGGEGIERDLEALEPVTVSLVTDRRVSQPWGLAGGEPGGRGENWLLPGGDEGRARLLPPKVTLELGPGDVLRILTPGGGGYGPAA, encoded by the coding sequence ATGAGTCTCGACCCAGCTTCGCTGCAGGTGCTCATCTCCCGGCTCACGGGTGTGGCCGAGGAGATGGGCGCCGTGCTCCGGCGCTCCGCCTTCAGCCCCAACATCAAGGAGCGCGCCGACTGCTCGGCCGCGCTGTTCACCGCCGGCGGCGAGCTGCTTGTCCAGGCCGAGCACATACCGGTGCACCTCGGCTCCATGCCGGCATCGGTCCGGGCCGTCATCGACGCCGTCGGCGAGCTCGACAGCCCGCTCCGGCCCGGCGATCGGCTGGTCCTCAACGACCCGTTTGCCGGCGGCACCCACCTCAACGACCTCACCCTTGTCTCGCCCTGTTTCGTCGACGGTGTCCTGTCGGGTTGGGTCGCCAACCGCGCCCACCACTCCGACGTCGGAGGGATGGCGGCCGGTTCGATACCGCCCGACGCCACCGAGATCTATCAGGAGGGCCTGCGCATCCCTCCCGCCCGTCTCGGGCCCGAGATCGAGGCCCTCCTCGCTGCCAACTCGCGTACCCCCGAGGAACGCAGGGGCGACCTCGACGCCCAGGTCGGCGCCAACGGCGTCGGGGTCGAACGGATGGCGGAGATCCTTGCCACCGGGGCGCCGGTGGACGAGGTGGTCGCCTACGGCGAGCGGCGCATGCGGGCAGCGCTCGCATCACTCCCCGACGGGGCCTGGTCGTTCACCGACGTCCTCGACTCGGCCGGAGGCGCGGAGGTCACCGTCGGGCTCACGGTCGCTGGTGACGAGGCCGTGTTCGACTTCACGGGCTCGTCACCCCAGCAGCGGGGGAACGTCAACGCGGTCGAGGCGGTCACGGTGAGCGCCGTCGCCTTTGCCGTGCGCGCCGCGACGGATTCGAGCATCCCCGCCAACGGCGGTGCGCTCCGTCCGGTGCGTGTGGTGGCCCCGCCGGGGACGATCGTGGCCGCCCGACCGCCGGCCGCGGTGGGCGCTGGCAACGTCGAGGTCAGCCAGCGGGTGGCCGACGTGTGCCTCCGGGTCCTGGGCGAGGCCGCGCCCGGGCGGGTGGGAGCAGCCGGGCAGGGGACCATGAACAACGTCATGATCGGCGGCCGCGGCTGGGTGTACTACGAGACGATCGGCGGGGGACAGGGCGCCCGCCCGACCCGCGCCGGCATGAGCGGCGTGCACACGGCCATGACCAACACCCGCAACACGCCGGTGGAGGCCCTCGAGCGGTCCTTCGGCCTCCGGGTCCGGCGCTACTCCCTGCGCCGGGGCAGCGGTGGACGCGGCCGCTGGCCCGGTGGGGAGGGCATCGAACGCGACCTGGAGGCGCTGGAGCCGGTCACGGTCTCGCTGGTGACCGATCGGCGCGTCAGCCAGCCCTGGGGACTTGCGGGCGGCGAGCCCGGCGGACGGGGCGAGAACTGGCTGCTGCCGGGAGGAGACGAGGGTCGGGCCCGGCTCCTCCCCCCGAAGGTGACGCTCGAGCTGGGCCCGGGCGACGTGCTCCGCATCCTCACCCCGGGTGGTGGCGGCTACGGGCCTGCCGCCTAG
- a CDS encoding hydantoinase/oxoprolinase family protein — MAVGVDTGGTFTDVVGDDGRVLKIPSTPQDPSLAVADALERVARPDLLAHGTTVATNALLERRGARVALVTTRGFADVIEIARQDRPALYDQWTDRPEPLVPRELRLEVAGRLDATGAQLEPLPQELPTVPAGVESLAVCLLHSDLDESQERELTERLVPLALPVWRSSQVSPEFREYERTVTTVVSAHLGPTCRDYLARLASMADRVLVMTSAGGLVRVDQAAAKPATLLLSGPAGGVQAGAAAAAAAGYPDVITFDMGGTSTDVCLVRDGVPEPAGQRTIAGLPLRLPALDIHSIGAGGGSIARIDPGGALAVGPQSTGADPGPACYGRQDTTATVTDADLVAGRIPEGTDFPGIGPLDDRAARRALDHGAMDAEGVIEVVDAAMEQALRVVSVQRGVDPRSLALVAFGGAGPLHACALAEALDMAAVVVPPRAGVLSAVGLLCSPRQADVVRSWPTPGSVDGLARALSELARHAADAVATDQGADIVVETAVDCRYAGQSHELTVGSPEQFPAEHRRRNGFSRPGAPVEVVALRARATAPAPFTVEDLGRPPSRRPARGPCVVAEPDCTLWIPDGWRADVAADGAWVLER; from the coding sequence ATGGCGGTCGGCGTGGATACCGGCGGCACGTTCACCGACGTGGTCGGCGACGACGGGCGCGTGCTGAAGATTCCGTCCACACCCCAGGACCCGTCGTTGGCTGTGGCCGACGCCCTCGAGCGCGTAGCGCGACCCGACCTCCTCGCTCACGGCACCACGGTGGCCACCAACGCCCTGCTCGAGCGGCGCGGCGCCCGGGTCGCCCTGGTGACCACCCGGGGCTTCGCCGACGTGATCGAGATCGCCCGCCAGGACCGGCCCGCGCTGTACGACCAGTGGACCGACCGGCCCGAGCCCCTCGTTCCCCGGGAGCTGCGACTCGAGGTGGCTGGACGCTTGGACGCCACCGGTGCCCAGCTCGAACCTCTGCCACAGGAGCTGCCGACGGTGCCGGCCGGAGTCGAGTCCCTGGCCGTGTGCCTGCTGCACTCGGACCTCGACGAGTCCCAGGAGCGCGAGCTCACCGAGCGCCTCGTCCCCCTGGCGTTGCCCGTGTGGCGCTCGAGCCAGGTCTCTCCGGAGTTCCGGGAGTACGAGCGGACGGTGACCACCGTGGTGAGCGCCCACCTCGGCCCCACCTGTCGCGACTACCTGGCCCGGCTGGCGAGCATGGCCGACCGCGTCCTGGTGATGACCTCGGCCGGCGGCCTCGTTCGCGTCGACCAGGCGGCGGCGAAGCCGGCCACGCTGTTGCTGTCGGGACCTGCGGGCGGGGTGCAGGCCGGTGCGGCCGCCGCCGCGGCTGCCGGTTACCCCGACGTGATCACCTTCGACATGGGGGGCACGAGCACCGATGTCTGCCTCGTGCGCGACGGTGTACCGGAGCCGGCGGGGCAGCGGACCATCGCGGGTCTACCGCTGCGGCTACCCGCCCTCGACATCCACAGCATCGGCGCCGGCGGTGGGTCGATCGCCCGCATCGACCCCGGCGGCGCCCTGGCCGTCGGCCCGCAGTCAACTGGTGCCGACCCCGGACCGGCGTGCTACGGCCGCCAGGACACGACCGCGACGGTGACCGATGCCGACCTCGTCGCCGGGCGGATCCCCGAGGGCACGGATTTCCCCGGGATCGGCCCCCTGGACGACCGCGCCGCCCGGCGGGCGCTCGATCACGGCGCCATGGACGCCGAGGGCGTCATCGAGGTGGTGGACGCGGCCATGGAACAGGCGCTGCGGGTCGTGTCGGTCCAACGCGGCGTCGATCCCCGATCGCTGGCCCTGGTCGCCTTCGGGGGCGCGGGCCCGCTCCACGCCTGCGCCCTGGCCGAGGCCCTGGACATGGCCGCGGTCGTGGTGCCACCTCGCGCCGGCGTGTTGTCGGCCGTGGGCCTGTTGTGCTCGCCACGCCAGGCCGACGTCGTGCGGTCTTGGCCGACGCCCGGGTCTGTCGATGGTCTGGCCCGCGCGCTCTCCGAGCTGGCCCGCCACGCCGCCGATGCGGTCGCGACCGACCAGGGCGCCGACATCGTCGTCGAGACGGCCGTCGACTGCCGCTACGCAGGCCAGAGCCACGAGCTCACCGTGGGGTCGCCCGAGCAGTTCCCGGCGGAGCACCGGCGGCGGAACGGGTTCTCCAGGCCCGGCGCGCCGGTGGAGGTGGTGGCCCTGCGGGCGAGGGCGACGGCGCCGGCCCCGTTCACGGTGGAAGATCTCGGGCGCCCGCCTTCCCGCCGGCCGGCCCGCGGGCCGTGCGTGGTCGCCGAGCCCGACTGCACGCTGTGGATCCCCGACGGCTGGCGGGCGGACGTGGCCGCCGACGGAGCGTGGGTGCTCGAGCGATGA